A window of Vidua macroura isolate BioBank_ID:100142 chromosome 4, ASM2450914v1, whole genome shotgun sequence genomic DNA:
TGGGAAGAGACTCTGGAAAAGACAAACGCTGGGAAGGTGGGCACAGAAATCTTGCTTTGGTGGGGAAAGGGTCACAGGGAGCCGTTTTGTTTTGTGGCATGTCTGCCACGTGCCAGAAGGGTtcagttcacagaatcacagaatcattaaggttggaaaagacttctgagGTCATCGAGTCTAATATTTGACCGACCACCACCCTGTGAACtggaccatggcactgagtgcaaGGTTCTTCCTGAGCTCCGAGATTCATCTGCTGGCAGTGATGGCATTCCCTACTCTGATCCAGGACCATCAAGGAGAAGCGTGACGCGTACGTGCGGCGCCTCAATGACATCTACGAGAACAACGTTAAGAAGGTGAGCGTGGGATGTGTTTATCCTGCAATCCGAGTGGCAGAAGTGATGGGTTTTTGGCCACTTTTCCAGCCCTAATGGGTGTCCTCCGACTGTGGAAGCCTTGGCTGTCTCCCTCACCTCATCCCGCTGTTAACCCCATAAGTGTTTCCCCTAAGGCCCACATTGACATCATCCGGGGCTATGGCAAGTTCACCGCTGATCCCGAGCCAGCCATCGAGGTGGATGGGAAAAAGTACACGGCTCCTCACATCCTTATAGCCACGGGAGGGCGCCCGGCTGTCCCTTCTGACAGCGAAATTCCTGGTGAGCCCCCTGAAATTCCCCAGGCTGGGGAGAGATCTGCCGTAGCAAAGCAGGCtttgggaggggaagggggacGGCTGAAGGGGTCTCTGCTTTGCAGGTGCCAGTCTGGGGATGACCAGCGACGGCTTCTTCGACCTGGAGGAGCTGCCCAGGTAAAGCGGGGTCCATCCCCCGCAGCCACCAGCGCCAGCTCGGGGCGCCTGTGCACGGCATTGTCACTCCTCCACAGGCGCAGCGTCGTTGTCGGGGCCGGCTACATCGCGGTGGAGATGGTGGGGATCCTCTCCACGCTGGGCTCCAAGTCATCCCTGCTCATCCGCCACGACAAGGTAGCGCCACcgcctgtccccagctgggctTCCCGCCCGGCTGCCACACCCCAGCCCTGATGGTCAGATTGATTTCTGGCCGTCAGTGGCTGGTGAAGGAGGATCTGAGTTGGCACGGGAATAGTGATGCAGGGGATGGTGGCATGGGAGCCATGGAGAGGGTGGAGGGGGCATGTTAACAGCACCCACCCACGTGCCCGGCGTTTCTGCAGCCGTGCGTGTCACCACATCCGTCCCCTTGAGCTTTATTTCAAGTCACTGcttgaaaagaggaagaaaggacaAGAAAAGAATGGAGAAACAAACAGAGAAGTTTGCTAACCAGAAGCACCCCAGACCTCTTGGgttccaggagcagggaaatgccGGTGGAGGGGCTGCCAGGTGGTGCCTTTGCCTGCAGGCCCTCATCTGACAGGGTTGGGGGGATCCTTGCCCAGGTGCTGCGAACCTTTGACTCCCTGATCAGCTCCAACTgcacccaggagctggagaataCCGGGGTGGATGTCTGGAAGCACACACAGGTGGGAAAGCACAGAGCATCCCTGTGGCTTGTCCCATCCCTCCTgcagtggcagggctgggggaaagcTGCCGTTTTGGGTGCTGCTTGCTGAGCCGTGGTTTTGGCAACATCCCTGCTTCTGCAGCATGGCTGCCATCCAGGGCTGCCAAAGCCCATCTGCACCTTCTCccgctgctcctgctccccttaGGTCAAGAAGGTCACCAAGTCTCCACGCGGGCTGCTGGATGTGACGGTGGCCTCGGCGGTGCCGGGCCGCAAGCCGACGGAGGAGGTGATCCGGGACGTGGACTGCCTGCTGTGGGCCGTGGGGCGGGAGCCCAACTCCGAGGGGCTGCGCCTGGACCGAGTGGTGAGATGGCAGCGTGTCCCCTCCGTGCTGGTGGGCGGGTGCCCACGCGTCTCTGGGTGTCCCACGGGCATTTGGGGATCCCTTGGGTCTCTAGAGCCTGTCACAGGTGCCCCATGAGCCGTCCCATCCCTCCTGGAGCATATGTGGCTGCTGTTTGCCATGGCAGGGCGTGCGGGTGGACCCCAAGGGCCACGTGGTTGTGGATGAGTACCAGAACACCACCAGGAGAGGGATCTATGCCGTAGGGGATGTCTGTGGGAGAGCCCTCCTCACCCCAGGTACTGCAGCCGTGCCCCTTTCCCTGCACGGGGCCCCTCGGTGCCGTGCCGTGACTcaggtccctgtccctccccgcAGTGGCCATCGCAGCTGGCAGGAAGCTGGCCCACAGGCTCTTCGAGGGCAAGCAGGACTCCAGGCTGGACTACGAGAACATCCCCACGGTCGTTTTCAGCCACCCGCCCATCGGCACCGTGGGGCTCACTGAAGGTGGGGACACaagggcctggggacactggctcagagctgctgcttgggtGCTGGAGATGCTTTGATCTCCAGCAAGTGAGCCTTGACAAAAGTCTTTGACTCCACTTTGTGAACGTCCCATGTGCATCCCTCTGATTCCTGTTCCGTGGcttctgctgcagaggaggctgTGGCCATACATGGGAAGGACAACGTGAAGATCTACAACACATCCTTCACTCCCTTGTACCACGCTGTCACCCAGAGGAAGGTGAAGTGTGTCATGAAGCTGGTGTGCGCTGGCAAGGAGGAGAAGGTGAGGGCAGGGCACcggggggcacagctggggagtGGTGGGGACCACGGCTGGCTGTCCTCTTGTCCCCATGTGGTCAGCTCTTGGGCTGGGATCCAGTTCCCCAAGCCCAAGAGCTCACCCTGGATTCTGGGTCCCATCTGGCCTCTCACTTCTTCTCCAAAGGTGGTGGGGTTGCACATGCAAGGGCTGGGCTGTGACGAAATGCTGCAGGGCTTTGCCGTGGCCATCAAAATGGGGGCCACCAAGGCCGACCTGGACAACACCGTTGCCATTCACCCCACTTCTGCCGAGGAGCTGGTGACGCTGCGCTGAGCCTGCGGGCACCGACACCCTGGGGATGGCGGCTGCAGCTGGCAAAAATGTTTCTTGTGTTTTCAAAAGTGCCTTACTGCTGGGTGGGTGCCTGGAGGTTGTGTCTGTAAGGTGGGTACGGCTTGCTGTGGAGTGGGAAGTAAACACGTTGATGCTGGCCAGTCTCTGCCTTTTGCTCTCTGGTGCCTGTCTCCCGCCGTGCCCGGCCGTGGAGGGAGCTGGCACGGTCCATGGATGTGGTTTGGGAGAAGGCTGGCAGTGGTCAGGCTCCTCCTCTGCAATccctggcagtggggctgggcaggaagcagcagagaggggctggaCAAGTGGGGTCCttggggtgttcctgggtgcTGGGATATCCTGGATGTGCTCCGTGCTCCTCGTTGTCTCATGTGCCAACACCACtggctctccagcctgtcctgaCATTACAGGGGAGGTCCAGGCTGGGGGTTCAGGGATCAAATTCCCTGTTTCCAGCCCCATTTCCCACGGCTGGAAGCTCCAGAcccagctgggaaagaagaggcCCGAGTCCTGTGGGGTTTTGGGCGTCAGAACGGGGCACCCCGTGGTGAGCCTGGGCCAAGCACCTTCATGTCCTGGAAACAGAGAGCCAGGCGTGTGTTTGGGGGGCACCAGGCTCATTTGGCCAGTTTTAGGGTCCTGTGATAAATAAATCAGGCGTTTTCTTTGCCCCAGAAATGGAGGCAAGTCCCACGTTGTTGGCACTTGCAGCCAGCCCCACCCGGGCAGTCTCGGGGCAGTGAAACAGACTCCAGCCCCGTCTGGAGAGTGTGAATGGAGCCTCATCCAGGCACTTTAAGACTTTGATCAGAGAGCCCAAATCTGCCTTTTGGGGTCAGGGCAGACCCCAGACTGGACAGAGACGGTGGGACTGAGGGGGCAGagaggcagtgccaggctgcgGGGCGGGCTCAAGGGTGCAGCGTGGGACCAGGAGCATTTGCGCCTccccttcctttctcctccaTGCCCCTCTATCACCCAGATGCtctttgcaaggaaaaaaaatagaaatcacgCCACGGACAAAAGCATTGACAGCAGAACTGGACGCACTGTGAGCAGTCCGTGGAAGTCAAACCGGTGACGATCCAGGGGGAATTTAAAGTGGGATACTTGCAgatttcatttcccaggaacTCAAATTTGCCAGGAACTCAAATCTTGCTTATATACTTCCCTGTCAGAAGAGGTCAATTAGTCTTTTTAATGACCAGATTAGCCAACACAGGGAAAAACAGCCAGCGTTTCCTGAATACCTCCATCACTTCTATATCCATATGCAATCAGTGATGGACAGTAGCCTGTCCTGAACAGGCTCCGAGGTGGGACTGGGTGACCCTCGAGGTCCCTCCCAAACCAAACCGGTTCCATGAGCTCTCCTTGGGTTTATTTCGCATCGCGTCCTTccttctgctcccagcagatgGTGCCGCCGGCCTTTAAAAGAGATGGAAGTGTCGTGGGACACGGATCGGCCCTGCCGCTCACTGAGCcgttttttaaactaaaagggCAATATTCTGCAATAAATCCGTGAC
This region includes:
- the GSR gene encoding glutathione reductase, mitochondrial, coding for MAAAAYELLVLGGGSGGLAGARRAAELGARVALVEPQRLGGTCVNVGCVPKKVMWNTAVHAEFVHDHADYGFETAGIKFNWRTIKEKRDAYVRRLNDIYENNVKKAHIDIIRGYGKFTADPEPAIEVDGKKYTAPHILIATGGRPAVPSDSEIPGASLGMTSDGFFDLEELPRRSVVVGAGYIAVEMVGILSTLGSKSSLLIRHDKVLRTFDSLISSNCTQELENTGVDVWKHTQVKKVTKSPRGLLDVTVASAVPGRKPTEEVIRDVDCLLWAVGREPNSEGLRLDRVGVRVDPKGHVVVDEYQNTTRRGIYAVGDVCGRALLTPVAIAAGRKLAHRLFEGKQDSRLDYENIPTVVFSHPPIGTVGLTEEEAVAIHGKDNVKIYNTSFTPLYHAVTQRKVKCVMKLVCAGKEEKVVGLHMQGLGCDEMLQGFAVAIKMGATKADLDNTVAIHPTSAEELVTLR